Proteins encoded within one genomic window of Gigantopelta aegis isolate Gae_Host chromosome 2, Gae_host_genome, whole genome shotgun sequence:
- the LOC121385387 gene encoding GTPase IMAP family member 4-like, which produces MAQGHGFLSRELRMVLIGITGSGKSTTGNSILGRACFPTQCSAQSVTTVCQKGSGSRFDCDLHVIDTPGLFDTGRSDADVSREILKCIAISAPGPHAFILVLKVGRFTAEENATVDYFKDVFGKEMLRYLFVLFTGMDDLENDGVTLDQYISTAPQNLAQLIQECNGKYAGINNRATEQVKESQVNYLINMIKSNVKINNGTYYTTEMLAAAEIEMQKREQQILREKEEEIRREREEVERRCMMKGEEMEKRLKEENDYLQIEVQRKEKGSQRELQEMVLRQNDEALEMQKRQQALIEMLVKQGDDMKAEMEKRKLQDEEERMKRIIDEKKKKFEEESKLKLEEEIRRLSEKMARDEEARKIRDDEFKACLQRMEEKHVQAARQQARDEAESGLPQFLKSIWGCVKSYIPFLKYLK; this is translated from the exons ATGGCTCAAG GTCATGGTTTCCTCAGCAGAGAGCTCCGAATGGTTTTGATTGGCATCACTGGCTCTGGTAAGAGTACGACTGGGAATTCTATCCTTGGCAGGGCATGTTTTCCGACTCAGTGCAGCGCACAATCCGTGACCACAGTGTGTCAGAAAGGTAGCGGCTCTCGGTTTGACTGTGACCTACACGTCATCGACACCCCCGGGCTCTTCGACACTGGCCGCTCTGACGCTGACGTCTCTAGGGAGATCTTGAAATGCATCGCCATCTCTGCACCAGGACCCCACGCCTTCATCCTGGTCCTCAAGGTCGGGCGCTTTACTGCAGAAGAAAATGCCACCGTTGATTATTTCAAAGATGTCTTCGGCAAAGAGATGTTGCGCTACCTGTTTGTTCTGTTCACTGGCATGGATGACCTCGAGAATGATGGGGTCACCTTGGATCAGTATATCTCAACGGCTCCACAGAATCTGGCACAGCTGATTCAAGAATGCAATGGGAAGTACGCCGGCATAAACAACAGAGCGACAGAGCAAGTGAAAGAATCACAGGTGAACTACCTGATAAACATGATCAAGTCCAACGTGAAGATTAACAACGGGACCTACTACACAACTGAAATGCTCGCCGCAGCAGAGATAGAGATGCAAAAACGCGAGCAGCAAatactgagagagaaagaggaagaaATACgcagagaaagagaagaagtgGAAAGGAGGTGCATGATGAAAGGAGAAGAGATGGAGAAACGCCTGAAAGAGGAGAATGACTATTTGCAGATTGAGGtgcaaaggaaagaaaagggaAGTCAGAGAGAATTGCAGGAAATGGTTCTGCGGCAAAACGACGAGGCTCTCGAAATGCAGAAACGACAGCAGGCGCTCATCGAGATGCTGGTGAAGCAAGGCGATGATATGAAGGCAGAAATGGAGAAACGAAAACTCCAAGACGAAGAAGAGAGGATGAAGAGAATCATcgacgaaaagaagaagaaattcgAGGAAGAAAGCAAGCTGAAGCTGGAGGAAGAGATTCGCCGACTTTCTGAGAAGATGGCGAGAGATGAAGAGGCGCGCAAGATACGGGATGATGAATTCAAAGCGTGTCTACAGAGAATGGAGGAGAAACATGTCCAGGCAGCCAGGCAACAGGCTAGAGATGAAGCAGAAAGCGGGCTTCCACAATTCCTTAAATCGATATGGGGATGTGTGAAATCCTACATaccatttttaaagtatttgaaGTAG
- the LOC121388511 gene encoding uncharacterized protein LOC121388511 — protein sequence MDRDWTCICCTYDKNPDADDECFICGTARQTPGTPHQSQMQGTAHQSQLQGTVRQSQLQSTVYQSQLQGKAHQSQLQGTAHHSQLQGTVHQSQLQGKAHQSQLQGTAHQSQLQGTAHQSKLQGTAHQSLDSSHHSWGTFFKRHGQGKPAFKPDENELPSLTVRWGAFKMGSPEGITDTDSKSKSPNPALYKTRTFRRGSFCQMTPGIVDSK from the exons ATGGATAGAG ATTGGACCTGCATTTGTTGTACATATGACAAAAAccctgatgctgatgatgaatGTTTCATATGCGGCACCGCACGCCAGACGCCGGGTACACCACACCAGAGTCAGATGCAAGGCACGGCACATCAGAGTCAGCTGCAAGGCACGGTACGCCAGAGTCAGCTGCAAAGCACGGTATATCAGAGTCAGCTGCAAGGAAAGGCACACCAGAGTCAGCTGCAAGGCACGGCACATCATAGTCAGCTGCAAGGCACGGTACACCAGAGTCAGCTGCAAGGAAAGGCACACCAGAGTCAGCTGCAAGGCACGGCACACCAGAGTCAGCTGCAAGGCACGGCACACCAGAGTAAGCTGCAAGGCACGGCACACCAGAGCCTGGATTCATCACACCACAGTTGGGGTACATTTTTTAAGAGACATGGTCAGGGCAAACCAGCGTTCAAGCCAGACGAGAACGAACTTCCCTCTCTAACTGTTCGCTGGGGCGCTTTCAAAATGGGCAGTCCTGAAG GGATCACTGACACAGATAGCAAGAGCAAATCACCCAACCCGGCTTTGTACAAGACAAGAACATTTCGCCGGGGATCTTTCTGCCAGATGACACCAGGTATAGTAGATTCAAAATAA
- the LOC121385407 gene encoding protein MNN4-like has product MKCIGISAPGPHAFILVLKIKRFTKEENDTINYFREVFGEGMLNYLFVLFTGIDDLEAEERTLEDYVTKAPADLKTLLKDCHGKYFGINNREKDQNRKEKQVSDLMLNIKSNVLKNGGKHYTTEMLEAAEEQMRKREQEILKQKEEELRRQEQQIMEKFEATQAKIEEKYRKEKERMQRELALIEKENKARMEALAEKQKREAAEAKARQDEYIARLQKEGELQRAEMEKRQLQEERERERAQKEEERKRIEQEHEKRIESELQKIRDKLVRDEEERKRREEEVEKLMKKKEEEALIKAREKAREETETGGGVMGYLWNGVKYWLGW; this is encoded by the coding sequence ATGAAATGTATTGGAATATCTGCCCCAGGTCCACACGCCTTTATCCTCGTGCTCAAAATCAAGCGGTTTACGAAAGAGGAAAACGATACCATCAATTACTTCAGAGAGGTGTTTGGAGAAGGGATGCTGAACTACctgtttgtattgtttacagGGATAGATGATCTGGAAGCCGAAGAACGCACACTGGAGGACTATGTTACTAAGGCCCCAGCAGATCTTAAAACTCTTCTCAAAGATTGTCATGGAAAGTATTTTGGAATAAACAACCGCGAAAAAGATCAGAACCGAAAGGAAAAGCAAGTCTCAGACCTAATGTTGAATATTAAATCAAATGTTTTGAAGAACGGCGGAAAACATTATACAACTGAGATGTTGGAAGCTGCAGAAGAACAAATGAGAAAGAGAGAACAGGAAATATTGAAACAGAAGGAAGAGGAACTTCGCAGGCAAGAGCAACAAATAATGGAAAAATTCGAAGCAACACAAGCAAAGATAGAAGAAAAGTATAgaaaggaaaaggaaagaatGCAAAGAGAATTGGCGCTGATagagaaagaaaataaagcACGAATGGAGGCATTAGCTGAAAAGCAAAAGAGAGAAGCAGCCGAAGCTAAAGCTCGCCAAGATGAATACATTGCCAGACTGCAGAAAGAAGGGGAACTGCAGCGAGCAGAGATGGAGAAACGACAACTCCAAGaggagcgagagcgagagcgggcgcaaaaagaagaagaaaggaaacgAATTGAACAAGAACACGAGAAACGAATTGAATCAGAATTACAGAAAATACGGGACAAGTTGGTCCGGGATGAAGAGGAACGCAAACGACGGGAAGAAGAGGTTGAAAAActtatgaaaaagaaagaagaggagGCTTTGATAAAAGCGAGGGAAAAGGCGAGAGAAGAAACAGAAACTGGTGGTGGTGTCATGGGTTATCTCTGGAACGGTGTAAAATACTGGTTAGGTTGGTGA